One region of Terricaulis silvestris genomic DNA includes:
- a CDS encoding discoidin domain-containing protein: MKRILHAIAVIALIATLGSAEAQQRARVLDSFDTIAPWGTVLSDGVSAAITQVEGQEGGAARFAYNFNGGAGYASMRRALPLRFPANYEISFLIRGEGPANNLEFKLADESGENVWWRVQRNFTPSSEWQRVTIRKRHIEFAWGPTEDRALRQSAFLEFVISAGSGGQGAIEIDQLTIRELPPAPATFPTIRGNATSGANFAAALDNNLETAWRSEAAGAQSITFDLGLAREFGGVVLRWAPDAHAVRYALESSLDGEEWRALGETAQGDGGVDPWMLPESEARYIRLRLQETNAPAYALAEFQLRDLAFGATPTAFFQALALEAPRGAYPRGFVNEQTYWTLVGVDGGGPRNALLGEEGAAELGRGGVSVEPFVLANGRLFSWADVTLTASLRDAYLPIPSVEWRTPQWRMTATSAANGNLAVPHLAQTYVLENLTDQQQELAFILAIRPFQVNPPQQFLNTPGGFSPIRDIAWTGSTLRVNDWDTIHPSVAPDSVQAIPFDDGAWLTATSTATSAASAQGFAAAALRYTVRLAPRQRAEFGFAAPLAERAEIQIPARITQAWLQREQDAAARSWRRQLDRVHFTVPDEGARHVNTIRSSIAYMLMSRDIAALQPGTRSYARSWIRDGAMMSEGLLRVGLDQPVRDYLEWYRPYQFENGKVPCCVDARGADPVPENDSHGELIHLAAIAYRYTGERALLNESWPHVERAIAYMEELRASERTAANQTPERRMLYGLMPPSISHEGYSARPAYSYWDDFWALRGYIDAIDLAEARGDSVAAARIAAQRDEFRTDLFASISASAAHFNVNYIPGAADLGDFDATSTTIGLAPGGQQTALPQELMRATFERYWQNFVTRRDSATWDAYTPYELRVVGTFARLGWRDRANEALAFFFDDQRPAAWNHWAEVVGREERTPRFIGDMPHGWVASDYLRSALDMFAYEREPDQAIVIGAGLPTSWFDGQGVAISDLNTPFGKVAYSIRRAGDGYRIRISGNTRPPGGYVAQLPWPSAQQRLCIGSRPVAGELVIQRPGQTVTVRPC; the protein is encoded by the coding sequence GTGCGCTACCGTTGCGCTTCCCCGCGAACTACGAAATCTCCTTCCTCATCCGCGGCGAGGGGCCGGCGAACAATCTAGAATTCAAGCTCGCGGATGAAAGCGGCGAAAACGTCTGGTGGCGTGTCCAGCGCAACTTCACGCCATCGAGCGAATGGCAACGTGTCACCATCCGTAAACGTCACATCGAGTTCGCCTGGGGCCCGACCGAAGACCGCGCGCTCCGCCAATCTGCCTTCCTCGAATTCGTCATCAGCGCCGGGTCAGGCGGGCAGGGAGCGATCGAGATCGACCAACTCACCATCCGCGAACTCCCGCCGGCGCCCGCGACCTTCCCGACCATCCGTGGCAACGCCACTTCCGGCGCCAACTTCGCCGCAGCACTCGACAACAACCTTGAAACCGCTTGGCGCAGTGAAGCCGCCGGAGCTCAATCCATCACCTTCGACCTCGGCCTCGCCCGCGAATTCGGCGGCGTCGTTTTGCGTTGGGCACCCGACGCCCACGCTGTGCGCTACGCACTGGAGTCATCGCTCGATGGCGAAGAGTGGCGCGCGCTAGGCGAAACCGCGCAAGGCGACGGCGGTGTCGATCCGTGGATGCTTCCCGAGTCCGAAGCGCGCTATATTCGTCTCCGGCTACAAGAAACCAACGCGCCCGCCTACGCCCTCGCCGAATTCCAGCTCCGCGATCTCGCCTTCGGCGCGACCCCTACGGCCTTCTTCCAAGCGCTCGCCCTGGAAGCCCCTCGTGGCGCTTATCCGCGCGGCTTCGTCAACGAACAAACGTACTGGACTCTCGTCGGCGTCGACGGCGGCGGCCCGCGCAACGCATTGCTCGGCGAAGAGGGCGCCGCCGAACTCGGCCGCGGCGGCGTTTCCGTCGAACCCTTCGTGCTCGCCAACGGCCGGCTCTTTTCCTGGGCGGATGTTACGCTGACGGCCTCGCTGCGCGACGCCTATCTACCGATCCCCAGTGTCGAGTGGCGCACGCCGCAATGGCGCATGACCGCGACCTCGGCCGCCAACGGCAACCTCGCCGTCCCGCATCTCGCGCAGACCTACGTCCTCGAAAATCTCACGGATCAACAGCAAGAGCTGGCGTTCATCCTCGCGATCCGCCCATTCCAAGTGAACCCGCCACAGCAATTCCTCAACACGCCAGGCGGCTTCAGCCCGATCCGCGACATCGCGTGGACCGGCTCAACGCTACGCGTGAATGACTGGGACACGATCCATCCCTCCGTCGCGCCCGACTCCGTGCAAGCCATTCCCTTCGACGATGGCGCGTGGCTCACCGCGACCAGCACCGCAACGTCCGCCGCCAGCGCGCAAGGATTCGCCGCGGCAGCGCTGCGTTACACCGTGCGTCTCGCCCCACGCCAACGCGCCGAGTTCGGATTCGCCGCGCCGTTGGCCGAGCGCGCCGAGATTCAGATTCCCGCGCGCATCACTCAGGCTTGGCTCCAGCGTGAGCAAGATGCCGCCGCCCGCAGCTGGCGCCGTCAGCTTGATCGCGTCCATTTCACCGTGCCGGACGAGGGCGCTCGCCACGTCAACACGATCCGCTCTTCCATCGCTTACATGCTGATGTCGCGCGATATCGCCGCGTTGCAGCCCGGCACGCGCTCATATGCGCGTTCGTGGATCCGCGACGGCGCCATGATGTCCGAGGGATTGCTTCGCGTCGGCCTCGACCAGCCTGTGCGCGACTACCTCGAATGGTATCGCCCTTACCAGTTCGAGAACGGCAAGGTCCCGTGCTGCGTCGATGCGCGCGGCGCCGATCCCGTGCCCGAGAATGATAGCCACGGCGAACTTATCCATCTCGCCGCCATCGCCTATCGCTACACCGGAGAGCGCGCGCTGCTCAACGAAAGCTGGCCTCATGTCGAACGCGCGATCGCGTATATGGAAGAGCTGCGCGCCTCCGAGCGCACCGCCGCGAACCAAACGCCCGAACGCCGCATGCTCTACGGCCTGATGCCGCCATCCATCAGCCACGAAGGCTACTCGGCGCGTCCGGCGTACTCCTATTGGGACGATTTCTGGGCGCTGCGCGGCTATATCGACGCCATCGACCTTGCAGAAGCGCGCGGCGATAGCGTCGCCGCCGCACGCATCGCCGCCCAGCGCGACGAATTCCGCACCGATCTCTTCGCCTCGATCAGCGCCTCCGCGGCGCACTTCAACGTCAATTACATCCCCGGCGCCGCTGACCTCGGAGACTTCGACGCCACCTCCACCACGATCGGTCTCGCGCCAGGCGGTCAGCAAACCGCGCTACCACAAGAGTTGATGCGCGCCACGTTCGAGCGCTACTGGCAGAACTTCGTCACCCGCCGCGATAGCGCGACCTGGGACGCCTACACCCCCTACGAACTCCGCGTCGTCGGCACATTCGCGCGCCTCGGCTGGCGCGATCGCGCCAATGAAGCGCTGGCGTTTTTCTTCGACGATCAACGCCCCGCCGCATGGAATCACTGGGCTGAAGTCGTCGGCCGCGAAGAGCGCACGCCGCGCTTCATCGGCGACATGCCGCACGGCTGGGTCGCGTCCGATTATCTCCGCTCCGCGCTCGACATGTTCGCTTACGAACGCGAGCCAGACCAGGCCATCGTCATCGGCGCCGGCCTGCCCACATCGTGGTTCGACGGGCAGGGCGTCGCCATCTCGGACCTCAACACGCCATTCGGCAAGGTCGCTTACAGCATCCGCCGCGCCGGCGACGGCTATCGCATCCGCATCAGCGGCAACACGCGCCCGCCCGGCGGCTACGTCGCGCAATTGCCGTGGCCGAGTGCGCAACAGCGACTTTGCATAGGCAGCCGGCCTGTCGCAGGCGAACTCGTCATCCAACGTCCAGGCCAAACCGTCACGGTGCGCCCATGCTAA
- a CDS encoding ABC transporter ATP-binding protein produces the protein MAHVEIKQLSKSFGATSVLKSIDLAIDDGSFVVFVGPSGCGKSTLLRVIAGLEDATSGQVLFDGKVVNDMTPAQREIAMVFQSYALYPHMTVAENMAFSLKLRNASKEEIDQAVATAAKMLGVETLLDRLPRELSGGQRQRVAIGRAIVRKPKVFLFDEPLSNLDAELRSRMRYELARLHKQLATTMIYVTHDQVEAMTLADKIVVLSAGHIEQIGAPLELYQHPANIFVAGFIGSPKINLMPAEVVGADANAMTLGVTQQLTLRAAVNGGSAKPGDKVSIGIRPEHLTLGDGENAFDARIDFIERLGGVSYAYANGPIEGEALTLRLADDSTAAIGDTVRVAPSPTDAHVFNADGAAFPRPRA, from the coding sequence ATGGCGCACGTTGAGATCAAACAGTTGAGCAAATCGTTCGGCGCAACCAGCGTCCTGAAGAGCATCGATCTCGCCATAGACGACGGCTCGTTCGTCGTATTCGTCGGACCTTCCGGTTGCGGCAAATCTACTCTGCTGCGCGTGATCGCCGGCCTCGAAGACGCCACCAGCGGCCAAGTGTTGTTTGACGGCAAAGTCGTCAATGACATGACGCCGGCGCAGCGCGAGATCGCGATGGTGTTCCAATCCTACGCGCTCTACCCGCACATGACCGTCGCCGAGAACATGGCGTTCAGCTTGAAGCTGCGGAATGCGTCGAAGGAAGAGATCGACCAGGCCGTTGCGACAGCCGCCAAGATGCTCGGTGTCGAAACTCTGCTCGACCGCCTCCCACGCGAACTCTCCGGCGGTCAACGCCAGCGCGTCGCCATCGGCCGCGCCATCGTGCGCAAGCCGAAAGTATTCCTGTTCGACGAACCGCTCTCAAACCTGGACGCTGAACTCCGCTCCCGCATGCGCTACGAACTCGCGCGCCTGCATAAGCAGCTGGCGACGACCATGATCTACGTCACCCACGATCAGGTCGAAGCCATGACGCTCGCCGACAAGATCGTCGTCCTCTCGGCTGGCCACATCGAGCAGATCGGTGCGCCGCTCGAACTCTACCAGCACCCCGCCAACATCTTCGTCGCGGGCTTCATCGGATCACCGAAGATCAACTTGATGCCGGCCGAAGTCGTCGGCGCGGACGCCAATGCAATGACGCTGGGCGTTACGCAGCAACTCACCCTCCGCGCCGCCGTCAACGGGGGCAGCGCCAAGCCCGGCGACAAGGTCAGTATCGGCATCCGCCCTGAACATCTCACACTCGGCGATGGCGAGAACGCCTTCGACGCCCGCATCGACTTCATCGAACGCCTCGGCGGCGTGTCTTATGCCTACGCCAACGGCCCCATCGAAGGTGAAGCGCTGACGCTCCGCTTGGCTGACGACAGCACCGCCGCCATCGGTGACACCGTCCGCGTCGCGCCATCGCCCACCGACGCGCACGTCTTCAACGCCGACGGCGCCGCGTTCCCGCGCCCGCGCGCATGA
- a CDS encoding carboxylesterase family protein gives MRAALAAALLCAACASHTPTIGMSAQHFEGQVRRAVQYEYLLYLPPSYTESDEAWPLVIFLHGSGESGADLGMVRAHGPPRLITEGRDFPFIMVAPQAPEMRPWDIDALDLLLDDIMRTHRVDPDRVYLTGLSNGGKGAWSWAIARADRFAALAPVAGYGDANRVCALGQLPVWSFHGALDDVVPAAFDTATVEALQRCNGNVRYTLYEDANHDSWTRTYANDELYTWLLSQRRAQR, from the coding sequence ATGAGAGCCGCGCTCGCCGCAGCACTCCTCTGCGCCGCTTGCGCGAGCCATACGCCAACCATCGGCATGAGCGCTCAACATTTCGAAGGCCAAGTGAGACGCGCCGTGCAGTACGAATACCTGCTCTACCTGCCGCCGTCGTACACCGAGAGCGACGAAGCATGGCCGCTCGTCATCTTCCTCCACGGCTCCGGCGAATCCGGCGCCGATCTCGGCATGGTCCGCGCCCACGGCCCGCCGCGCCTCATCACCGAAGGCCGCGATTTCCCTTTCATCATGGTGGCGCCACAAGCACCCGAAATGCGCCCCTGGGACATCGATGCGCTCGATCTCTTGCTCGACGACATCATGCGCACGCACCGCGTTGATCCAGATCGCGTCTATCTCACCGGCCTCAGCAACGGCGGCAAAGGCGCCTGGAGCTGGGCCATCGCGCGCGCCGATCGCTTCGCGGCGCTCGCGCCCGTCGCCGGCTACGGTGACGCCAACCGTGTTTGCGCTCTGGGTCAGCTGCCAGTCTGGTCCTTCCACGGTGCGCTTGACGACGTCGTTCCTGCGGCGTTCGACACCGCAACCGTCGAAGCGCTGCAACGTTGCAACGGCAATGTTCGCTACACGCTCTACGAAGATGCGAACCACGATTCCTGGACACGCACCTACGCCAACGACGAACTTTACACCTGGCTGCTCAGCCAGCGCCGCGCGCAGCGCTAG
- a CDS encoding sulfatase-like hydrolase/transferase, which yields MKRLVIGVGVLALLALGGFLAFKQYGYYLPGIISNIRDPIAPYHEVTWSSGPAHAAEGVRPPNVIVIVADDLGFNDISINGGVGGGVVRTPNIDALAQQGVSVVQAYASNATCSPSRAAIMTGRYPTRFGFEFTGAPQAFARYLSHSDSNALHQPIFHNERVADMPPLEELGVPASEVTIAEVMHDQGYHTLHLGKWHLGEAPEMRPEAQGFDESLGFMAGAAMYMRPNDPDVINAELPFDPIDRFLWANLPYAVQLNGGQRFRPRGYMTDYLAEQASAAIVANRNRPFFMYLAFNAPHTPLQATRADYDALSGIPDHTERVYGAMITALDRGVGRVMETLREQGLDENTLVIFTSDNGGAWYVGLPNINRPYRGWKATFFEGGIRTPFFARWLARLPAATRVEGPVTHMDIFATAAAAAGAPAAQNLDGVDLLPYLTGRAQGAPHRRLFWRSGPYRVVRDGDWKLQVSETPDRAWLFNLRDDPTERRDLSTAEPQRVAAMRAMIEAQNAQMPAPLWPALIEGAVRIDVPLNTPWREEQEYIYWSN from the coding sequence ATGAAGCGGCTTGTCATTGGCGTGGGCGTCCTCGCCCTGCTCGCGCTCGGCGGCTTCCTCGCGTTCAAGCAGTACGGCTATTATCTGCCGGGCATCATCAGCAACATTCGCGACCCAATCGCGCCGTATCACGAAGTGACGTGGTCCAGCGGGCCAGCGCATGCGGCAGAGGGCGTGCGACCGCCGAACGTGATCGTGATTGTGGCGGATGATCTAGGTTTCAACGACATTTCGATCAATGGCGGCGTCGGCGGCGGCGTCGTGCGCACGCCCAACATCGACGCGCTGGCGCAGCAAGGCGTGAGCGTGGTTCAGGCCTACGCCAGCAACGCGACGTGCTCGCCATCGCGCGCGGCGATCATGACGGGGCGCTACCCGACGCGGTTCGGCTTTGAGTTCACTGGCGCACCGCAAGCATTCGCGCGCTATCTCTCGCACTCCGATTCCAACGCGCTGCACCAGCCGATCTTCCACAACGAACGCGTGGCAGACATGCCGCCGCTGGAAGAGTTGGGCGTACCGGCAAGCGAAGTGACGATTGCCGAAGTGATGCACGATCAGGGCTATCACACGCTGCACCTGGGCAAATGGCACCTCGGCGAAGCGCCGGAAATGCGGCCGGAGGCGCAAGGCTTCGACGAGAGCTTGGGCTTCATGGCGGGCGCTGCGATGTATATGCGCCCGAACGATCCTGACGTGATCAACGCCGAACTGCCGTTCGATCCGATCGATCGCTTCCTGTGGGCGAACCTGCCCTACGCAGTTCAGTTGAATGGCGGGCAACGCTTTCGGCCACGTGGCTACATGACGGACTATTTGGCTGAGCAAGCGTCCGCCGCGATCGTCGCGAACCGCAACCGGCCGTTCTTCATGTATCTGGCCTTCAACGCGCCGCACACGCCGTTGCAAGCGACACGCGCAGACTATGACGCGCTGAGCGGCATTCCTGACCATACCGAGCGTGTCTACGGCGCGATGATCACCGCGCTGGATCGTGGCGTCGGGCGCGTGATGGAGACGTTGCGCGAACAAGGTTTGGACGAGAACACGCTCGTCATCTTCACCAGCGACAATGGCGGCGCCTGGTACGTCGGCTTGCCGAACATTAACCGGCCCTATCGCGGCTGGAAGGCGACGTTCTTCGAAGGCGGCATCCGCACGCCATTCTTCGCGCGTTGGTTGGCAAGACTGCCAGCGGCTACGCGTGTCGAAGGTCCAGTGACGCATATGGATATTTTCGCGACTGCAGCCGCGGCGGCGGGCGCGCCAGCCGCGCAGAATCTGGATGGTGTGGATCTGTTACCGTATTTGACCGGACGAGCGCAGGGTGCGCCGCATCGACGTTTATTTTGGCGCTCAGGGCCCTATCGCGTCGTGCGGGACGGCGATTGGAAGCTGCAGGTTTCGGAGACACCAGACCGAGCATGGCTGTTCAATCTACGCGACGATCCCACTGAGCGACGCGATCTTTCCACGGCAGAGCCTCAGCGTGTGGCGGCAATGCGGGCAATGATCGAAGCGCAAAATGCTCAGATGCCGGCGCCCCTTTGGCCGGCTCTGATCGAAGGCGCCGTGCGAATCGATGTGCCGCTCAACACGCCGTGGCGCGAGGAGCAGGAATACATCTACTGGTCGAACTAG
- a CDS encoding haloalkane dehalogenase: MDVLRTPDERFEALPDFPYAPHYTEIADESGAHLRIAAIDEGPRTAAPVLLLHGEPTWSFLYRKIIARLAAAGHRAVAPDLIGFGRSDKPADRADYTYERHVKWMSDWLVATDLRDITLFCQDWGGLIGLRLVAAFPERFARVVAANTFMPEGSGATPAFEAWLAFSQGVPVFPTPMIVNGGTVRELSEADRNAYEAPYPDESYKAGARQFPALVPVKPEMASVKENREAWKVLERFEKPFLTAFADQDPITRGADARLQARIPGCKGQHHTTIVNAGHFLQEDQPEEIAKVIDDFIRATP, translated from the coding sequence ATGGATGTCCTGCGGACACCGGACGAACGCTTCGAGGCGCTTCCGGATTTTCCCTACGCCCCGCATTACACTGAAATCGCGGATGAATCCGGCGCCCATCTCCGCATCGCCGCGATCGACGAGGGCCCACGCACCGCCGCGCCCGTCCTGCTCCTGCACGGCGAGCCGACTTGGTCCTTCCTCTACCGAAAGATCATCGCGCGCCTCGCCGCCGCCGGTCATCGCGCTGTTGCGCCTGACCTCATCGGCTTCGGCCGCTCCGATAAACCCGCCGATCGCGCGGATTACACCTATGAGCGCCACGTCAAATGGATGAGCGACTGGCTCGTCGCCACCGACCTCCGCGACATCACGTTGTTCTGCCAAGATTGGGGCGGGCTCATCGGTCTTCGTCTGGTCGCCGCATTTCCCGAGCGCTTCGCTCGTGTCGTCGCCGCCAACACGTTCATGCCAGAAGGCTCAGGCGCTACGCCCGCGTTCGAAGCATGGCTAGCTTTCAGCCAAGGCGTGCCGGTGTTTCCGACACCCATGATCGTCAACGGCGGCACCGTGCGCGAACTGAGCGAGGCCGATCGCAACGCCTACGAAGCGCCATACCCCGATGAAAGCTACAAAGCCGGCGCGCGGCAATTCCCAGCGCTCGTGCCAGTCAAACCGGAGATGGCGTCGGTGAAAGAAAACCGAGAAGCCTGGAAAGTGCTGGAGCGGTTCGAAAAGCCATTCCTCACCGCCTTCGCTGATCAAGATCCCATCACCCGCGGCGCCGACGCGCGTCTGCAAGCGCGCATCCCCGGCTGCAAGGGTCAACACCACACCACCATCGTCAACGCCGGCCATTTCCTCCAGGAAGATCAACCCGAGGAAATCGCCAAGGTGATCGACGATTTCATCAGGGCGACGCCATAG